In Paraburkholderia bryophila, a single genomic region encodes these proteins:
- a CDS encoding DUF4276 family protein, whose product MVELIIVGEGQTEETFVRDVLAPALAASDVYVSPRLINSSKTQAGGALNLARVRRFVSNTLRERVDTYVTTLIDLYGLDTTFRGVTETQGREPAARATHIETLLHEDIVGFAQCRPERFIPHVQPHEFESLLFSDVARLCEVEPLWQKQTAPLIAARTAVVNPEWINDSPQTAPSKRLEQLQPRYRKVGHGPRAAARIGLDRIRGQCPHFRQWYDRLVTLPALATARTNTAHIELTP is encoded by the coding sequence ATGGTCGAGTTGATCATCGTCGGCGAAGGGCAGACCGAAGAAACGTTCGTACGGGATGTACTGGCCCCAGCCTTGGCAGCGAGCGACGTTTACGTGAGCCCGCGTCTGATCAATTCGTCAAAAACTCAAGCCGGCGGCGCGCTGAACCTCGCTCGCGTCAGACGGTTCGTCAGCAACACGCTGCGTGAACGCGTCGATACCTATGTCACAACTCTGATCGACCTGTACGGACTCGACACGACGTTTCGCGGAGTCACCGAAACTCAGGGACGCGAGCCAGCCGCTCGCGCAACGCACATTGAAACGCTGCTGCATGAAGACATCGTCGGCTTCGCGCAGTGCCGTCCTGAACGCTTCATTCCGCACGTGCAACCCCACGAATTCGAATCCCTGCTGTTTTCCGACGTCGCCCGGCTCTGCGAAGTCGAGCCGCTCTGGCAGAAGCAAACTGCCCCACTAATTGCCGCACGAACCGCGGTCGTTAATCCTGAGTGGATCAACGATTCGCCGCAAACCGCGCCTTCTAAGCGCCTCGAACAGTTACAGCCACGTTACCGCAAGGTCGGCCACGGCCCTCGCGCCGCCGCCCGCATTGGCCTCGACAGGATTCGCGGGCAATGCCCGCATTTCCGCCAATGGTACGACCGACTCGTGACGCTGCCGGCGCTTGCCACCGCGCGCACCAACACTGCACATATTGAGCTAACGCCATGA
- the metH gene encoding methionine synthase, whose protein sequence is MTDHTMRLSGLEPFNVTSGTLFINVGERTNVTGSKAFARMILNDQFDDAVAVARQQVENGAQVIDVNMDEAMLDSKAAMVRFMNLIASEPDIARVPIMIDSSKWEVIEAGLKCVQGKAIVNSISLKEGEEAFRHHANLIRRYGAAAVVMAFDEKGQADTYERKTQICKRSYDFLVNEVGFPPEDIVFDPNIFAIATGIEEHNNYAVDFINATRWIKENLPYAKVSGGVSNVSFSFRGNDPVREAIHTVFLYHAIQAGMDMGIVNAGQLGVYADLDPELRDRVEDVVLNRREDGTDRLLEIADKFKTGAAKKEENLEWRNQPVEKRLAHALVLGITNFIVEDTEEVRAKIAAAGGRPINVIEGPLMDGMNIVGDLFGQGKMFLPQVVKSARVMKQAVAHLIPFIEEEKRLLAEAGGDVRAKGKIVIATVKGDVHDIGKNIVSVVLQCNNFEVVNMGVMVSCNDILAKAKVEGADIIGLSGLITPSLEEMAYVASEMQRDDYFRIKKIPLLIGGATTSRVHTAVKIAPHYEGPVVYVPDASRSVSVASSLLSDEGAAKYLEDLKTDYDRIRVQHANRKATPMVTLAEARANKTKVDWASYQPVKPKFIGRRVFKNFDLSELANYIDWAPFFQTWDLAGPYPAILNDEIVGESARRVFSDGKSMLSRLIQGRWLQANGVIALLPANTVNDDDIEIYTDESRSEVALCWRNLRQQSVRPVVDGVMRPNRSLADFIAPKDSGVADYIGMFAVTAGLGVDVKEKQFEKDHDDYSAIMLKALADRFAEAFAEAMHARVRRDLWGYANTETLSNDDLIAEKYHGIRPAPGYPACPDHLVKRDMFDVLQATDIGMSVTESLAMLPAASVSGFYLAHPDSTYFSVGKIGQDQLEDYAIRMALSKTDAERALAPLL, encoded by the coding sequence ATGACCGATCACACCATGCGCCTTTCCGGCCTCGAGCCGTTCAACGTTACTTCCGGCACGCTCTTCATCAACGTCGGCGAGCGCACCAACGTGACCGGCTCGAAAGCCTTCGCGCGAATGATCCTGAACGATCAGTTCGACGACGCCGTCGCGGTCGCGCGCCAGCAGGTCGAAAACGGCGCGCAGGTCATTGACGTCAACATGGACGAAGCGATGCTCGATTCGAAAGCGGCCATGGTGCGCTTCATGAATCTGATCGCGTCTGAGCCGGACATTGCGCGCGTGCCGATCATGATCGACTCGTCGAAATGGGAAGTGATCGAAGCGGGCCTGAAGTGCGTGCAAGGCAAGGCGATCGTCAACTCGATCTCGCTAAAGGAAGGCGAAGAGGCCTTCCGCCACCACGCGAACCTGATTCGTCGCTACGGCGCGGCCGCCGTCGTGATGGCGTTCGACGAAAAAGGACAGGCCGACACCTACGAGCGCAAGACGCAAATCTGCAAGCGCTCGTACGACTTCCTGGTGAACGAAGTCGGCTTCCCGCCGGAAGATATCGTCTTCGATCCGAACATTTTCGCGATCGCCACGGGTATCGAAGAGCACAACAACTACGCGGTCGACTTCATCAACGCGACGCGCTGGATCAAGGAAAACCTGCCGTACGCGAAGGTGAGCGGCGGCGTGTCGAACGTGTCGTTCTCGTTCCGCGGCAACGACCCGGTGCGCGAGGCGATCCACACCGTGTTCCTCTACCACGCGATTCAGGCCGGCATGGATATGGGCATCGTCAACGCGGGCCAGCTCGGCGTGTATGCCGACCTAGATCCGGAGTTGCGCGACCGCGTCGAAGACGTGGTGCTGAACCGCCGTGAAGACGGCACCGACCGGCTGCTCGAAATCGCCGACAAGTTCAAGACCGGCGCCGCGAAGAAAGAAGAAAATCTCGAGTGGCGCAACCAGCCGGTCGAGAAGCGCCTCGCGCATGCGCTGGTGCTCGGCATCACCAACTTCATCGTCGAAGATACCGAAGAAGTGCGCGCGAAGATCGCCGCCGCCGGCGGCCGTCCGATCAACGTGATCGAAGGTCCGCTGATGGACGGCATGAACATCGTCGGCGACCTGTTCGGCCAAGGCAAGATGTTCCTGCCGCAAGTCGTCAAGTCGGCGCGCGTAATGAAGCAGGCGGTCGCGCATCTGATCCCGTTCATCGAAGAAGAAAAGCGCCTGCTCGCGGAAGCCGGCGGCGACGTGCGCGCGAAAGGCAAGATCGTCATCGCCACGGTGAAGGGCGACGTGCACGACATCGGCAAGAACATCGTATCCGTGGTGCTTCAGTGCAATAACTTCGAAGTGGTCAACATGGGCGTGATGGTCTCGTGCAACGACATTCTCGCCAAGGCGAAGGTCGAAGGCGCGGACATCATCGGGCTGTCGGGGCTGATCACGCCGAGCCTCGAAGAAATGGCTTATGTCGCGTCGGAAATGCAGCGCGACGACTACTTCCGCATCAAGAAGATTCCGCTGCTGATCGGCGGCGCGACCACCTCGCGCGTGCACACCGCGGTGAAGATCGCGCCGCATTACGAAGGGCCCGTGGTGTACGTGCCGGACGCTTCGCGTTCGGTATCGGTGGCGTCGAGCTTGCTGTCCGATGAAGGCGCGGCGAAGTATCTTGAAGACCTCAAGACCGACTACGACCGCATCCGCGTGCAGCACGCCAACCGCAAAGCCACACCAATGGTCACGCTCGCCGAAGCCCGTGCGAACAAGACCAAGGTGGACTGGGCGAGCTACCAGCCGGTCAAGCCGAAGTTCATCGGCCGCCGTGTGTTCAAGAACTTCGATCTGAGCGAACTCGCGAACTACATCGACTGGGCGCCGTTCTTCCAGACCTGGGACCTGGCCGGCCCGTATCCCGCGATCCTGAACGACGAGATCGTCGGCGAATCGGCGCGGCGCGTGTTCTCGGACGGCAAGTCGATGCTCTCGCGTCTGATCCAGGGCCGCTGGCTGCAGGCCAACGGCGTGATCGCGCTGCTGCCCGCCAATACGGTGAACGACGACGACATCGAAATCTACACGGACGAATCGCGCTCGGAAGTCGCGCTCTGCTGGCGCAACCTGCGCCAGCAGAGCGTGCGCCCGGTGGTGGACGGCGTGATGCGGCCGAACCGCTCGCTCGCCGACTTCATCGCGCCGAAGGACTCGGGCGTGGCCGACTACATCGGCATGTTCGCGGTCACGGCGGGTCTGGGCGTCGACGTGAAGGAAAAGCAGTTCGAAAAAGATCACGACGACTACAGCGCCATCATGCTGAAGGCGCTCGCGGACCGTTTCGCCGAAGCCTTCGCCGAAGCAATGCATGCGCGCGTGCGGCGCGATCTGTGGGGTTACGCGAACACCGAAACCCTGTCGAACGACGACCTGATCGCCGAGAAGTATCACGGCATCCGCCCGGCGCCCGGCTATCCGGCCTGCCCGGACCATCTGGTCAAGCGCGACATGTTCGACGTGCTGCAAGCCACCGACATCGGCATGAGCGTGACCGAATCGTTGGCCATGCTGCCGGCGGCGAGCGTCTCCGGTTTCTATCTCGCGCATCCCGATAGCACCTATTTCTCGGTCGGCAAGATCGGTCAGGACCAACTAGAAGATTACGCAATCCGCATGGCGTTGTCGAAAACGGATGCGGAGCGCGCTCTGGCGCCTTTGCTGTAA
- a CDS encoding acid-shock protein, with protein sequence MKKLTLLLTAVSLAVGASAALAQPAAPAGSSAVSSYSPPTVKHVKKPKKKKVKKGASAPEAAPADAASQ encoded by the coding sequence ATGAAGAAGCTGACGCTGTTGTTGACTGCTGTTTCACTGGCCGTGGGCGCCTCGGCGGCGCTGGCGCAGCCTGCCGCTCCGGCGGGTTCGAGCGCGGTAAGCTCGTATTCCCCGCCCACGGTGAAACACGTCAAGAAACCGAAGAAGAAGAAAGTGAAGAAGGGCGCGTCGGCTCCCGAGGCCGCCCCGGCGGACGCTGCCAGCCAGTAA
- a CDS encoding DUF1840 domain-containing protein, whose product MLITFKCRAAPDVMMLENLAQYLVGIVGKRLGERGVITHDELGVAIGKLEAAINVDKQERAEHDGHFHEGEDGHEHHEIPPGLAQRAYPFLDMLRAAQKENADIVWGL is encoded by the coding sequence ATGCTGATTACTTTCAAATGCCGCGCCGCGCCAGACGTCATGATGCTGGAGAATCTTGCCCAGTATCTGGTCGGTATCGTCGGCAAACGCCTGGGTGAACGCGGCGTCATTACGCACGACGAACTCGGTGTGGCCATCGGCAAACTCGAAGCCGCCATCAACGTTGACAAGCAGGAACGCGCCGAACACGACGGCCATTTCCACGAAGGCGAAGACGGTCACGAGCATCACGAGATTCCGCCGGGACTCGCGCAACGCGCGTATCCGTTCCTCGACATGCTGCGCGCGGCGCAGAAGGAAAACGCGGATATCGTCTGGGGTCTGTAA
- the argS gene encoding arginine--tRNA ligase codes for MLPAHKQTLETLLADTVKQVAEASQGATEAAFVSPTITLERPKVAAHGDVACNVAMQLAKPLRANPRQLAQQIVDALLAQPLAQGLVEAAEVAGPGFINLHLAAAAKQAVIAAVFAEQAAFGQSQRDAGKHVLIEFVSANPTGPLHVGHGRQAALGDALSNVLASQGWDVHREFYYNDAGVQIQTLALSTQARARGIAPGDAGWPASAYNGEYIAEIAKDYLAGATVAASDGEPVTGARDVEDFEAIRRFAVAYLRREQDMDLQAFGVKFDQYYLESSLYTEGRVEKTVEALVAAGKTYEQEGALWLRTTDDGDDKDRVMRKTDGTYTYFVPDVAYHVAKWERGFTKVINVQGSDHHGTIARVRAGLQGLGIGIPKGYPDYILHKMVTVMRNGEEVKISKRAGSYVTVRDLIEWSGGATPGSETAVDLIDEETIRRGRDAVRFFLISRKADTEFVFDIDLALKQNDENPVHYVQYAHARICSVLAECKSRYNTDETTLASVDVSPLTSERAMALLNKLAEFPDMLQHAADELAPHAVAFYLRDLAGEFHSFYNDRAERVLVDDAAERNARVALLAATRQVLANGLATIGVSAPVKM; via the coding sequence ATGCTGCCTGCACACAAACAGACCCTCGAAACCCTGCTCGCCGACACGGTAAAGCAGGTCGCTGAAGCCTCGCAAGGCGCGACCGAAGCCGCTTTCGTGTCGCCCACCATCACGCTGGAACGCCCCAAGGTCGCCGCGCACGGCGACGTCGCGTGCAACGTGGCCATGCAGCTCGCCAAGCCGCTGCGCGCCAACCCGCGCCAGCTCGCACAACAGATCGTCGACGCGCTGCTCGCGCAGCCGCTCGCTCAGGGTCTCGTCGAAGCCGCTGAAGTGGCCGGCCCCGGCTTCATCAACCTGCATCTGGCCGCCGCCGCGAAGCAGGCGGTGATCGCCGCCGTGTTCGCCGAGCAGGCCGCGTTCGGCCAATCGCAGCGCGACGCCGGCAAGCACGTGCTGATCGAATTCGTGTCGGCCAACCCAACCGGCCCGCTGCACGTCGGCCATGGCCGCCAGGCCGCGCTCGGCGACGCGCTGTCGAACGTGCTGGCCTCGCAAGGCTGGGACGTGCACCGCGAGTTCTACTACAACGACGCCGGCGTGCAGATCCAGACGCTCGCGCTGTCCACCCAGGCACGCGCCCGCGGCATCGCCCCCGGCGACGCGGGCTGGCCGGCTTCGGCCTACAACGGCGAGTACATCGCCGAAATCGCCAAAGACTATCTGGCCGGCGCCACGGTGGCCGCGAGCGACGGCGAGCCGGTGACCGGCGCGCGCGACGTCGAAGATTTCGAAGCGATCCGCCGTTTCGCGGTGGCGTATCTGCGCCGCGAGCAGGACATGGATTTGCAGGCGTTCGGCGTGAAGTTCGACCAGTACTATCTGGAGTCGTCGCTGTACACGGAAGGCCGGGTCGAAAAGACGGTCGAGGCGCTGGTCGCCGCCGGCAAGACCTACGAGCAGGAAGGCGCGCTGTGGCTGCGCACCACGGACGACGGCGACGACAAAGACCGCGTGATGCGCAAGACCGACGGCACGTACACCTACTTCGTGCCGGACGTCGCCTATCACGTCGCCAAGTGGGAACGCGGATTCACCAAGGTCATCAACGTCCAGGGTTCGGACCACCACGGCACGATCGCGCGGGTGCGCGCCGGCTTGCAAGGGTTGGGCATCGGCATTCCGAAGGGCTATCCCGACTACATCCTGCACAAGATGGTCACGGTCATGCGCAACGGCGAAGAGGTGAAAATCTCCAAGCGCGCCGGCAGCTACGTGACGGTGCGCGACCTGATCGAATGGTCGGGCGGCGCGACGCCGGGCTCGGAAACCGCCGTCGACCTGATCGACGAAGAAACGATTCGCCGCGGCCGCGACGCCGTGCGCTTCTTCCTGATCTCGCGCAAGGCGGATACGGAATTCGTGTTCGACATCGACCTCGCGCTGAAGCAGAACGACGAAAACCCCGTGCATTACGTGCAGTACGCACACGCGCGCATCTGCTCGGTGCTCGCCGAATGCAAGTCGCGCTACAACACGGACGAAACCACGCTCGCGTCGGTGGACGTTTCCCCGCTCACCAGCGAACGCGCCATGGCGCTGTTGAACAAGCTCGCCGAATTCCCGGACATGCTGCAACACGCCGCCGACGAACTCGCACCGCACGCGGTCGCGTTCTATCTGCGCGACCTCGCCGGGGAATTCCACTCGTTCTACAATGACCGGGCCGAACGCGTGCTGGTCGACGACGCGGCCGAGCGCAACGCGCGCGTCGCGCTGCTGGCGGCCACGCGTCAGGTGCTGGCCAACGGTCTCGCGACGATCGGCGTCTCCGCTCCCGTCAAGATGTAA
- a CDS encoding SPOR domain-containing protein, translated as MQVIHTMAKPRRTTKQSKQTGGTFLGIVLGLIVGLAIAVVVALYITRAPTPFVSKVAPPAASDTSASQAQYDPNRPLQGKTPGQPVPQAAQPAPPNTAPGQTNSQTQSGMLEEPQIVEVPPANGTNANANPNGTAVAPKPAQDNGNGTPTAPVKKPQASSAPAPSTATANNAKPGSGATSAPAPGDANTGYFLQVGAYKTSADAEQQRARLAFQGFESKVTQRDAGGVTYYRVRIGPFSKFEDMNSSRQRLSDAGVDTAVIRFTKQ; from the coding sequence TTGCAGGTGATTCATACGATGGCAAAACCACGCCGCACAACAAAGCAATCGAAACAAACCGGGGGCACTTTTCTCGGCATCGTGCTGGGCCTGATCGTCGGCCTTGCGATCGCGGTAGTGGTGGCGCTGTATATCACCCGTGCGCCTACGCCGTTTGTCTCGAAGGTGGCGCCGCCCGCGGCGTCAGACACCAGCGCGAGCCAGGCGCAATACGATCCGAACCGTCCGCTGCAAGGCAAGACGCCGGGCCAGCCGGTGCCGCAAGCCGCGCAGCCGGCACCGCCGAATACCGCGCCGGGCCAGACCAATTCGCAGACGCAGTCGGGCATGCTGGAAGAGCCGCAGATCGTCGAAGTGCCGCCTGCTAACGGCACTAACGCCAACGCCAACCCGAACGGCACGGCAGTCGCACCGAAGCCCGCGCAGGACAACGGCAACGGCACGCCTACCGCACCGGTCAAGAAGCCGCAGGCATCCAGCGCACCGGCGCCCAGCACGGCAACGGCCAACAACGCCAAGCCGGGTTCCGGCGCGACGTCGGCACCGGCGCCGGGCGACGCGAACACCGGCTACTTCCTGCAAGTGGGCGCGTACAAGACCTCCGCCGACGCCGAACAGCAACGCGCGCGCCTCGCGTTCCAGGGCTTCGAATCGAAGGTCACGCAGCGCGATGCGGGCGGTGTGACGTACTATCGCGTGCGGATCGGACCGTTCTCGAAGTTCGAGGACATGAATTCGAGCCGTCAGCGTCTATCCGACGCAGGCGTCGACACCGCGGTGATCCGTTTCACGAAGCAATAA
- a CDS encoding thiol:disulfide interchange protein DsbA/DsbL has protein sequence MKKLLSILFLSLGLVAATAQAAPAAPVSGKDYTVLATPQPTDEPAGKIEVTEFFWYGCPHCNEFNPYLEAWAKKQGPDVVFKRVPVAFRDDFVPHSKMYHALDALGLAQSLTPKVFNEIHVNKDYLLTPEDQAKFLAKNGVDPKKYMEAYNSFSTQSALQKDTKLMNDYKIDGVPTLAIQGKYETGPAQTNSLPGTIQVLDYLVAQIRAKKM, from the coding sequence ATGAAAAAACTGCTGAGCATTCTGTTCCTCTCGCTGGGCCTCGTTGCCGCCACAGCTCAAGCGGCGCCGGCCGCGCCGGTGTCCGGCAAGGACTACACCGTGCTGGCCACGCCGCAACCGACCGACGAACCGGCCGGCAAGATCGAAGTCACCGAGTTCTTCTGGTACGGCTGCCCGCACTGCAACGAATTCAACCCGTACCTCGAAGCATGGGCGAAGAAGCAAGGTCCGGACGTCGTGTTCAAGCGCGTGCCGGTCGCCTTCCGCGACGACTTCGTGCCGCATTCGAAGATGTATCACGCGCTCGACGCACTCGGCCTCGCGCAATCGCTCACGCCGAAGGTCTTCAACGAAATCCACGTCAACAAAGACTATCTGCTGACGCCGGAAGATCAGGCCAAATTCCTCGCGAAGAACGGCGTCGATCCGAAGAAGTACATGGAAGCGTACAACTCGTTCTCGACGCAAAGCGCGTTGCAGAAAGACACCAAGCTGATGAACGACTACAAGATCGACGGTGTGCCGACGCTGGCCATTCAGGGCAAGTATGAAACCGGCCCGGCTCAGACCAACAGCCTGCCGGGCACGATCCAGGTGCTGGACTACCTGGTCGCGCAAATCCGCGCCAAGAAGATGTAA
- a CDS encoding SDR family oxidoreductase, with amino-acid sequence MSSPLKVFITGASSGIGLALAAEYAQRGAILGLVARRGDALAAFQQSHPQNSIAVYSVDVRDAEALAEAAAQFIAQYGLPDVVIANAGISRGAVTGHGDLRTFREVMDINYFGMVATFEPFAAAMVAAKKGTLVGIASVASVRGLPGSGAYSASKSAALKYLEALRVEMRPQGVGVVTIAPGYIRTPMTEHNPYTMPFLMDADRFAVKVANAVERQTAFAVFPWQMRIVAMLLHVMPRWLYDRAFERAPRKPRAATE; translated from the coding sequence ATGAGTTCACCGCTGAAGGTTTTCATTACCGGCGCCTCGAGTGGCATCGGCCTCGCCCTCGCTGCCGAATATGCGCAGCGCGGCGCGATTCTCGGCCTGGTCGCCCGTCGCGGCGACGCCCTCGCTGCGTTCCAGCAGTCCCATCCGCAGAATTCGATCGCCGTCTATTCCGTCGACGTGCGCGACGCCGAAGCGCTCGCCGAAGCGGCGGCACAATTCATTGCGCAGTACGGCTTGCCGGACGTCGTGATCGCCAATGCCGGCATCAGCCGCGGCGCGGTCACCGGTCACGGCGATCTGCGCACCTTCCGCGAAGTGATGGACATCAATTACTTCGGCATGGTCGCCACGTTCGAGCCGTTCGCCGCCGCCATGGTCGCCGCGAAGAAAGGCACCCTCGTCGGGATTGCCAGCGTCGCCAGCGTGCGGGGTTTGCCGGGCTCCGGCGCGTATAGCGCGTCGAAGTCGGCGGCGCTCAAGTATCTGGAGGCGTTGCGCGTCGAGATGCGGCCGCAGGGCGTCGGCGTGGTCACCATCGCGCCCGGCTATATCCGCACGCCGATGACCGAGCACAATCCGTACACCATGCCGTTCCTGATGGACGCCGACCGTTTCGCGGTGAAGGTAGCGAACGCGGTTGAACGTCAAACGGCGTTTGCGGTGTTCCCGTGGCAGATGCGCATCGTCGCGATGCTGCTGCATGTCATGCCGCGCTGGCTCTACGACCGCGCGTTCGAACGCGCGCCGCGCAAACCGCGCGCCGCCACCGAGTAA
- a CDS encoding ABC transporter substrate-binding protein, translating into MRFKLLAAAVLFTAPALVLAKPLTVCTESSPDGFDVVQFNSLVTTNASADVIFNSLVTYDEAAKKVEPSLADKWDVSADGLTYTFHLRPNVQFQTTDYFKPTRALNADDVVFTFDRMLNDSNPWHKVTGASGFPHAQSMGLPKLIKSVSKVDDNTVKFELNAPDATFVSILTMGFASIYSAEYADQLLKAGKQVDLNAKPIGTGPFELKSYTKDAVIRYDVNPTYWGPKPKIDRLIYAITPDATVRAQKVKAGECQIALSPKPQDLADAKTDKSLAIVQTPAFMTAFVALNTQKKPLDNQKVRAALNMAFDRTTYLKAVFDNTATPAVNPYPPNTWSYDKAVKPWPYDPVKAKKLLADAGYPNGFETTIWVRPNGSVLNPNPKAGAELLQADFAKIGVKAEVKVIEWGELIKQAKQGQHDSLFMGWAGDNGDPDNYLSPLFSCNAVKSGINFARFCDQDLDKLIADGKSTPDQAKRAKAYEQAQQIIHDQALWIPLGYPTASAITRTNVSGYHVSPFGRQNFGTVAVQ; encoded by the coding sequence ATGCGCTTCAAACTGCTCGCAGCCGCCGTACTGTTCACGGCGCCCGCGCTCGTGCTCGCCAAACCGCTGACTGTCTGTACCGAGTCGAGCCCTGACGGTTTCGACGTCGTGCAGTTCAACTCGCTCGTCACGACGAATGCGTCGGCCGACGTGATCTTCAACTCGCTGGTCACGTACGACGAGGCCGCGAAGAAAGTGGAGCCGTCGCTGGCCGATAAGTGGGACGTGAGCGCCGACGGCCTCACCTACACGTTTCATCTGCGTCCGAACGTGCAGTTCCAGACCACCGACTACTTCAAGCCCACTCGCGCGCTGAACGCCGACGACGTCGTCTTCACGTTCGATCGCATGCTCAACGACAGCAACCCGTGGCACAAGGTAACCGGCGCGAGCGGCTTCCCGCATGCGCAGTCGATGGGCCTGCCGAAGCTGATCAAGTCGGTCAGCAAGGTCGACGACAACACCGTCAAGTTCGAACTGAACGCGCCGGACGCGACCTTCGTGTCGATCCTGACGATGGGTTTCGCGTCGATCTATTCGGCTGAATACGCCGACCAGTTGCTCAAAGCCGGCAAGCAGGTCGATCTGAACGCGAAGCCGATCGGCACCGGTCCGTTCGAGCTGAAGAGCTACACGAAAGACGCGGTGATCCGTTACGACGTGAACCCGACCTACTGGGGGCCGAAACCGAAGATCGACCGCCTGATCTACGCGATCACGCCGGACGCCACGGTGCGTGCGCAGAAGGTGAAAGCGGGCGAATGCCAGATCGCGTTGTCGCCGAAGCCGCAGGATCTCGCCGACGCGAAAACCGACAAGTCGCTCGCCATCGTGCAAACGCCCGCGTTCATGACGGCGTTCGTCGCGTTGAACACGCAGAAGAAGCCGCTCGACAACCAGAAGGTGCGTGCCGCGCTGAACATGGCGTTCGACCGCACCACGTATCTGAAGGCCGTGTTCGACAACACCGCGACGCCGGCCGTGAATCCGTATCCGCCGAACACGTGGAGCTACGACAAAGCGGTGAAGCCGTGGCCGTACGACCCGGTGAAGGCGAAGAAGCTGCTCGCCGACGCGGGCTATCCGAACGGCTTCGAAACGACGATCTGGGTGCGTCCGAACGGCAGTGTGCTGAATCCGAATCCGAAGGCCGGCGCCGAACTGCTGCAGGCGGACTTCGCGAAGATCGGCGTGAAGGCGGAGGTGAAGGTGATCGAATGGGGCGAGCTGATCAAGCAGGCTAAACAAGGCCAGCATGATTCGCTGTTCATGGGCTGGGCCGGCGACAACGGCGACCCGGACAACTATCTGTCGCCGCTGTTTAGCTGCAATGCGGTGAAGTCGGGGATCAACTTCGCGCGCTTCTGCGATCAGGATCTGGACAAGCTGATCGCCGACGGCAAGTCGACGCCGGATCAGGCCAAACGCGCGAAAGCGTATGAACAGGCGCAGCAGATCATTCACGATCAGGCACTGTGGATTCCGCTCGGGTATCCGACCGCGTCGGCGATTACGCGCACGAATGTGAGCGGCTATCACGTGAGTCCGTTTGGACGGCAGAACTTTGGGACGGTGGCGGTGCAGTAG
- a CDS encoding MBL fold metallo-hydrolase yields MNALEHQLDYPFNDTLPDAGRALEVAPGVFWLRMPLPFALDHINLWLLRDEIDGQQGWTVVDCGITSDTIKENWETVFESVLDGLPVLRVIVTHCHPDHIGLAHWICTGGDKQRWDVRLWMTLGEYMQARVMAAGDGSNAGGDGAARHFARHGVTDQESLDKLRNRKSYYASLVPAIPGQYRRLREADGVKIGGKTWHVVTGFGHSPEHCALHCEETGVLISGDMVLPRISTNVSVFDMEPEGTPLALYLESLGRYETMPEDTLVLPSHGKPFRGVRTRIRQLREHHDARLAEVREACAEKPQSAADIVPLMFKRQLDIHQMTFAMGEALAHLHLLWLAGELKREQGGDGVIRFSPV; encoded by the coding sequence ATGAATGCACTCGAACATCAACTCGACTACCCGTTCAACGACACGTTGCCGGACGCAGGCCGCGCGCTGGAAGTCGCGCCCGGCGTGTTCTGGCTACGCATGCCGCTGCCGTTCGCGCTGGACCACATCAACCTCTGGCTGCTGCGCGACGAGATCGATGGTCAGCAGGGCTGGACGGTGGTGGACTGCGGCATTACGTCGGACACGATCAAGGAGAACTGGGAGACCGTGTTCGAATCGGTGCTGGACGGACTGCCGGTGTTGCGCGTGATCGTCACGCATTGCCATCCGGACCACATCGGTCTCGCGCACTGGATTTGCACGGGCGGCGACAAACAGCGCTGGGACGTGCGGCTGTGGATGACCCTCGGCGAATACATGCAGGCACGCGTGATGGCGGCCGGCGACGGCTCCAACGCGGGCGGCGACGGCGCGGCTCGACACTTCGCGCGGCACGGCGTGACGGATCAAGAGTCGCTCGACAAACTGCGCAACCGCAAGAGCTATTACGCGAGTCTGGTGCCGGCGATTCCTGGGCAGTACCGGCGTTTGCGTGAAGCCGATGGCGTGAAGATCGGCGGTAAGACATGGCATGTGGTGACGGGTTTCGGTCATTCGCCGGAGCACTGCGCGCTGCATTGCGAAGAGACCGGTGTGCTGATTTCAGGCGACATGGTGCTGCCGCGAATTTCGACGAACGTGTCGGTTTTCGATATGGAGCCGGAGGGCACGCCGCTCGCGTTGTATCTTGAATCGCTCGGCCGCTACGAGACGATGCCGGAAGACACGCTGGTGTTGCCGTCGCATGGCAAACCGTTTCGCGGCGTGCGCACGCGTATCCGGCAGTTGCGCGAGCATCACGATGCGCGCCTGGCCGAAGTGCGCGAGGCTTGCGCGGAGAAACCGCAGAGCGCCGCGGATATCGTGCCGCTCATGTTCAAGCGCCAGCTCGATATCCATCAGATGACGTTTGCGATGGGCGAGGCGCTCGCGCATTTGCATCTGCTGTGGCTTGCGGGGGAGTTGAAGCGTGAACAGGGTGGGGATGGGGTGATCCGGTTTTCGCCGGTGTGA